The segment CGTTGGCAGCCCGATAAACGCCCGCGCTGGCAATGCCGCGGGCGCCGCGGTGGACGCCAGCCGTGCCGGCGCTGCGCTGCGCGACGTGAGGAAGGTCACGCCGCTGCCGCGGTCGGCATGCATCACGATCTCGGCGCCGGCCGGCACCGCGCCCGCCAGCAGCATTGCCGCCACCACACCGCGCGCCGGCGCGGCCACGAGCGCAGGCATCACTGCTTGGCCAGCTCCACGCGGCGGTTCTGCGCGCGGCCGAACGGCGTGTCGTTGGACATCAGCGGATGGGTGGCGCCATAGCCCTTGGCATCGAGCCGGTCGGCGGGCACGCCGGCGCTTTCCAGATAGCGCCTGACGGCGGCGGCGCGGCGCTCGGACAGCGGCTGGTTGCGCGCGTCGCCGCCGGTGCTGTCGGTATGCCCCTCGACGCGCAGGCGCCAGTCGGGGTGCGCCAGCACCGCCTTGGCGGCACGGTCCAGCAGCGGCCGGGCCGCCGCGCTCAGCACGTCGGAATCGGTTTCGAAGTTGACGCCGTAGAGCTGCACGCGGCCCGCGCCTTCCAGCGCCTGGCCGATGGGATCGGGGGCGGCCTCGGCCTTCGGGAAGCACGGCGGCGCCTTGTCCGCCAGGCGCCAGCCGCCGGCCTCGCGCACGCTGTCGAAGGTGCGGGCATCGCCCTTCACCAGCGCTGCGTAGGCATGGCTGCCGTCGGGGCTGAAGGCCATGGCGCCCTTCTCAGGCGTGCCCTCGGTGGTGCGCCGGAAGGCCAGCAGGGCACCGTTTTCCAGCCCGCCGGAAATCGTTCCCAGCACCTGCGTGATCTTCATCTGCTTGTTGCTGTAGTCGCCTTCCACGTAACAGCCTTCCACCGCGGCACCATCCTGGTGCAGCAGCACGTAGCCGGACGAACCGAATTCCACCGGAAACTGGTAGATGCCGCCCACCTGGCGCACCTTGTCGGCCGCGGCCTCGGGCTTGCCGTAGGCCATGAACTGCTGCAGGCCGATCTGGCCCTCGTCCTGGTCGCCCGGCCAGCGGTTGCCGGTAAGCGTCAGGCGCAGGGCCCCGGCCTTGACGGGCTGGGCCAGCGGCACGCGGGTATCGTAGCCGTCCTGCCCCGGCAGGTCCGCATCGTAGATCACGGTCCAGGGGCCTTGCGTGCCGCCGGCCGAGGCTTCGACGCGGGCATGGCGCGCATTGCTGCGCGCCCCGGCATCGGACAGGCCGCGGAAGCGCAGCACGTCGACGGACGAGGCCTGCGCCAGCGCAATCACCAGCTCCTGCCGGCTGCCGTTGCGCATAAAGCCGGCATGGTCCGGAATCTCATTGAGCAGCGGATACCACGAGCGGTCTTCCTTGTCGCGGTTGACCACGAACGCGCCCGACCACAGCCCGGCAACGTTGGTTTGCGCGGGCGTTGCCGGCGCCGATGCCACGGGCTGCGCCGATGCCGCTGCAGGCGCGGGCTGCGCATCGCCTTGCGCAGCGGCGCTGTCAGCAGGCTTCTTCTTGCAGCCCGCCAAGGCCAGCAGGGCCACGACGCCCAGGCCAATGGCGGCCTTGCGGGTCGTCAGTCCAAACGTCATTCCCTTCAAGGTACTTCCCCTTCTTCTTTTTGTGATGCCGGCCTGTCCGGTACGCGCCTCAATGCGGGGCGCGCATCAGCATGTCGATCTTCTGCAGCCGCACGCGGACTTCGCGCTCCAGCGGCGCCAGTGTTTCCGGGCCGGCTCCGGCCTTGCTGGCGCGCGCGTAGTTCGCGATCGCCTCGTTCATGCCGCGCTGCTCTTCGGCCAGCGCACGCTTGACCAGCTCGCGCTCATCGCTGGCCGCCACGCTCGGAATCGCCGCCTGCGCGGCCCCCGCGACGGCGGCCTGCGCCAGGTCGGGCGCGTTGCCGCGTGCGGACGGTGCCGCTGCCTGGGGCGCGGAAGCCGCCGGAGCCCGCGCTGCCGACGCCGGCACGGCGCCGCTCACCGCCGGCGGCGCACGCCGCGTGGTGATGATCTGCACGCCTTCGGAGCGAGAAACCTCCATCGCCGCCAGCGCCGGTTGCGGCACGAACCCGAGGTTACACAACAACAGCAACGCCAAACAACCCCGCTTCGGCAATTTTGTCGACCTTGTCGATTCTGGCATCGGTGTCTTCGGGCTTATCCCGGCAAATTTTCACAAATACTTACAAAAACGGCGACTGCGGATGCGTCAGTTGCCGCGATACGGCGATTGCATCCGCACGATCGCCTCGGACTCGAGCGGGATGCGCCATTCCGACGCCAGCGTGGCCCGTCCGGTGCAGAAATTGGGCGTGGTCGGGACCTCCATGCCGCGGTACGAACCGGTCGCAACAAAATTCCGGATGCCGTTGACCAGCGAGTAGATGGTGCGGTCGGCAAACGGCACGAACATTTCGTAGCAGTACGTGACCCGGATCTTCAGCAGGTTGGCGTCCTGGATATTGACGCCAGAGGACGGCCCCGCGCTGGTGGCGCGGTAC is part of the Cupriavidus necator genome and harbors:
- a CDS encoding OmpA family protein, which translates into the protein MTFGLTTRKAAIGLGVVALLALAGCKKKPADSAAAQGDAQPAPAAASAQPVASAPATPAQTNVAGLWSGAFVVNRDKEDRSWYPLLNEIPDHAGFMRNGSRQELVIALAQASSVDVLRFRGLSDAGARSNARHARVEASAGGTQGPWTVIYDADLPGQDGYDTRVPLAQPVKAGALRLTLTGNRWPGDQDEGQIGLQQFMAYGKPEAAADKVRQVGGIYQFPVEFGSSGYVLLHQDGAAVEGCYVEGDYSNKQMKITQVLGTISGGLENGALLAFRRTTEGTPEKGAMAFSPDGSHAYAALVKGDARTFDSVREAGGWRLADKAPPCFPKAEAAPDPIGQALEGAGRVQLYGVNFETDSDVLSAAARPLLDRAAKAVLAHPDWRLRVEGHTDSTGGDARNQPLSERRAAAVRRYLESAGVPADRLDAKGYGATHPLMSNDTPFGRAQNRRVELAKQ